In the Oreochromis aureus strain Israel breed Guangdong linkage group 14, ZZ_aureus, whole genome shotgun sequence genome, one interval contains:
- the rhoub gene encoding ras homolog family member Ub, producing the protein MDYGRTMAPPVPPHKPKPTRPGQAQERLLKCVLLGDGAVGKTSLVVSYTTNGYPTKYVPTAFDDFSAVVQVDGSPVRLQLCDTAGQDEFDKLRHFCYSRTDALLLCFSVVSPASFQNVWEKWVPEIRRRCPLTPIILVGTQCDLREDVKVLIELARRRERPVPEEDARALAEKIGAVTYVECSALTQKNLKEVFDVAISVGLRQSDRRARRERKVRSTADKMKMLSKSWWKKYVCVQ; encoded by the exons ATGGATTACGGTAGGACCATGGCCCCTCCAGTGCCTCCTCATAAACCCAAACCTACCCGGCCAGGACAGGCGCAGGAGCGGCTGCTGAAGTGCGTCCTGCTGGGCGATGGAGCGGTGGGAAAAACCAGTCTGGTGGTCAGCTACACCACGAATGGATACCCGACGAAATACGTCCCTACTGCATTTGATGACTTCTCGG CTGTGGTTCAGGTGGATGGAAGCCCAGTCAGACTACAGTTGTGTGACACTGCGGGACAG GACGAGTTCGACAAACTCCGCCACTTCTGCTACAGTCGGACAGATGCCTTGTTGCTCTGCTTCAGCGTGGTCAGCCCCGCCTCCTTTCAAAACGTCTGGGAGAAGTGGGTCCCCGAAATCCGCCGCCGCTGCCCCCTGACGCCCATCATCCTCGTAGGGACACAGTGCGACCTGCGGGAGGACGTCAAAGTGCTAATCGAGTTGGCAAGAAGGAGGGAGAGGCCGGTGCCGGAGGAAGATGCCAGAGCGCTGGCGGAAAAAATCGGGGCTGTGACGTACGTTGAGTGCTCAGCACTGACACAAAAGAATCTGAAGGAGGTGTTTGATGTGGCCATCTCTGTGGGACTGCGACAGTCTGATAGGAGAGCACGGCGGGAGAGGAAGGTCCGCAGCACAGCCGATAAGATGAAGATGCTCTCCAAGTCCTGGTGgaagaaatatgtgtgtgtccaGTAG